The Limisphaerales bacterium DNA window TGACCGTTTCAGTGCCAATTAAGTGGGGGATGAATTTGTCCCGGTGTTTTTCGATGTTGCGCACCATTAGATTGGCATCGCCTTGCTGGTCCGGATCGTTCGCCGAATCGCCTTTCCCCATAATTTTAATTTGATGTTTATGGATTTCCTTGCGCTCTTTCTCGACCTGTTCCGGGGTGGGCTTCTTCCCGTCATACAAAAGCAGCACGGGATCCCGATGATCTGAATACGAAAGGAAAGTCCGCGTCTTGTGGCGTTTCTTTTTGCCGTCCAGCTCATCAATCACGATGTTGCGTTGGAAAGAGTATACGATGCCCGCTTCAGTTTTGAGTTTCCGATGCTTCTCCGCTTCGAGTGCCTTGTTGGAAATTTCTTTTGCGGTGAGCGGGCGGGATGGCTGCGCGTCGGTAACGGCCGTAGGCATCGGGACAACGGCGTTGCCACCAAACGAAATGCATCCGGTGAGAGCGGCCAGGGCGAACGCCAGTAATACGTTTGCTCCAGTGTGTGCCCATGAAAATTTTGTGATTTTCATCGAAGCCCAGCCTATGGATTTTTCGATGAAATTGCAAAGCAGGATTCAGGGTTCTAAATATTTCAGGCCGTTTTTGAGTGGCTAAATGAGGGGGGCTCGTTACGGTGGCGGCGTGAAAATCACGAATTTGAAACAAAAATTAACAACCCTTGCGCTGGGTTCGGCTCTGCTTTTAGGCACGGGATGTTCCTCTTTGCAATCGCGAACCGTGCTCCATCAGGACGGCCCGTATCCCGGTGTGCGAAGTCTCAGTCAGAATTATCCGCATTCTGATTGGGGCGCAGCGCGTTATCCTGCAATGCTCATTGACCTGCCGTTTTCGGCGGTGTTCGATACACTGGCGTTGCCGGTGGATTCGCTGGATTAGCGGCAAGTTATCCCCAAGCACGGGAAAGCCCGTGAATAACCAATAAGCGGCATCGATTTTGCTTTGTGTTTGGGGATGAAAGAAAATGCCATCATCGAAGAATCAGCTCGCAAGGCCGGATTCCAGCGCCACCCCAAGCATCGCCACCAGCTTGGCTCCGATGGCCAGCCGGATGCGGTGATTGAGCAGTTCTATGACTGGCTCGATCGCCACGGCCACCGCGCTGCAAATGCGCCCGGTTTAGCCATCCGTGATTAGTGTGATTAGCGTGGTTGTGGAGCGGGAATGCTCTTGGGCAACGGAAGCACTCCGGGAAGTTTAATGCCGCCTCGCACACCGATTGAGGGGGCGTTGGTTTGCGGGAGCGGTACAGGGGACAGGGGAGAGGTGCCCGGCGTC harbors:
- a CDS encoding YceK/YidQ family lipoprotein, translated to MKITNLKQKLTTLALGSALLLGTGCSSLQSRTVLHQDGPYPGVRSLSQNYPHSDWGAARYPAMLIDLPFSAVFDTLALPVDSLD